A single region of the Sphingomonas crocodyli genome encodes:
- a CDS encoding DUF1272 domain-containing protein, which yields MALELRPNCEYCDKDLPPAATEARICTYECTFCADCVETHLHNVCPNCGGGFAPRPIRPATEWRPGLSVALRPASTKRVHLSRSAEEVAELSARVRDIPPEER from the coding sequence GTGGCGCTCGAGTTGAGACCCAATTGCGAATATTGCGACAAGGATCTGCCGCCCGCGGCAACCGAGGCGCGAATCTGCACCTACGAGTGCACCTTCTGCGCCGATTGCGTGGAGACGCACCTCCACAATGTCTGCCCGAATTGCGGCGGCGGCTTCGCGCCCCGGCCGATCCGCCCGGCGACCGAATGGCGCCCCGGCCTCTCGGTCGCGCTGCGCCCCGCCTCCACGAAGCGCGTCCATCTGAGCCGCAGTGCGGAGGAGGTTGCGGAGCTTTCGGCGCGCGTTCGCGATATTCCGCCCGAGGAACGCTAG
- a CDS encoding class I SAM-dependent methyltransferase, with translation MKPTSNRNTEDHPHASIAGFIADRLPLTVVPFVPELRVHKAVPTSGLRELAERDPGFDSPYWAHHWGGGLALARFVLDRPEMVAGKRVLDLGTGSGIVAIAAMLAGASEVIAADVDPYAIEAVRLNAAANGVAVTPWFGDMTKVGAIPDVDIILVGDLFYDRATARRAISFLTLCRAADVEVLIGDPQRAFLPKGMDVLATWQVSEASGAENADAKPSSVFRF, from the coding sequence ATGAAACCTACGTCGAATAGAAATACCGAAGACCATCCCCACGCGTCGATCGCCGGCTTCATCGCCGACCGGCTGCCGCTGACGGTCGTGCCGTTCGTGCCCGAGCTGCGCGTGCACAAGGCCGTGCCGACCAGCGGCCTGCGCGAACTGGCCGAGCGCGATCCCGGGTTCGACAGCCCTTATTGGGCGCATCATTGGGGCGGCGGGCTGGCGCTGGCGCGCTTCGTGCTCGATCGGCCCGAGATGGTGGCGGGCAAGCGCGTGCTCGATCTGGGGACCGGATCGGGAATCGTCGCGATCGCGGCGATGCTGGCGGGCGCAAGCGAGGTGATCGCGGCCGATGTCGATCCCTATGCGATCGAGGCGGTACGGCTGAACGCGGCCGCCAACGGCGTCGCTGTCACGCCGTGGTTCGGTGACATGACCAAGGTCGGCGCTATACCCGACGTCGATATCATTCTGGTCGGCGACCTGTTTTACGACAGGGCGACCGCGCGGCGGGCAATCTCGTTCCTCACCTTGTGCCGGGCGGCCGATGTCGAGGTTCTGATCGGCGATCCGCAGCGCGCCTTCCTGCCGAAGGGCATGGACGTGCTGGCGACGTGGCAGGTGTCCGAAGCGAGCGGCGCTGAAAATGCCGACGCCAAGCCGAGCAGCGTCTTCCGCTTCTAG
- a CDS encoding heparinase II/III family protein, with translation MTEGGPPAADDGVVPGKRLIRVEHDKGRSLAERLAGGFNVLAWRSPIHAFRLRGRYPLKLLGVPVDPIEGLVRGGGAMLDGEIVWQGESVSIADYDFRPRKMSRAFADYLQSFAWLRELSAAGPRTRVAPIAELLTRRWVESYGKQVHETAWRPDLWGRRILFWGAHAPLILSSDDAVYRTAVLNALSKGARHLDAEADKAMPGLPRIAAWIGVVAAGLLIPGGEERQMHGERGLARLLAELVHADGGFVSRSPADQIDLIALLSQLKRFYEMRGQRVSAPVTEALARAVPALMGIAMGDGGLSSWQGCAPIDGGRLDAVIAASGVRARPRRQSREWGYQRLAMGHARIVTDAAPPSPTRFATGACASTLALEMSDGPWRMIVNCGGGTGATNALPEELSHALRSTAAHSTLTIADSNSTAIHPDGTLGSGVTQVEVDRDEDVRGSRIDMSHDGYVRRYGFIHRRKIALSTDGREVVGEDLLEPQGRRGRSGAGDYAIRFHLSPDVDVSPTSDGAGAVLRIAQGAMWRFRAVGGEVSIEDSLWVDSRGRPHNTRQIVISGPVPAEGIGVKWGLARSN, from the coding sequence GTGACCGAGGGCGGCCCGCCCGCTGCCGACGACGGAGTGGTGCCGGGCAAACGGCTGATCCGCGTCGAGCATGACAAGGGCCGCTCGCTTGCCGAGCGGCTGGCGGGCGGGTTCAACGTCCTTGCGTGGCGTTCGCCCATCCACGCCTTCCGCCTGCGCGGCCGCTACCCCCTCAAGCTGCTCGGCGTGCCCGTCGATCCGATCGAGGGGCTGGTGCGCGGTGGCGGCGCGATGCTCGACGGGGAGATCGTGTGGCAGGGCGAAAGCGTCTCGATCGCCGATTATGATTTCCGCCCGCGCAAAATGTCGCGCGCCTTCGCCGATTATCTGCAGAGCTTCGCGTGGCTGCGCGAGCTTTCCGCGGCCGGCCCGCGCACTCGCGTCGCGCCGATCGCCGAACTGCTGACGCGCCGCTGGGTCGAATCCTATGGCAAGCAGGTCCACGAAACCGCGTGGCGGCCCGATCTGTGGGGGCGGCGCATCCTGTTCTGGGGGGCGCACGCACCGCTGATCCTGTCGTCGGACGATGCCGTTTATCGCACCGCCGTCCTCAACGCGCTGTCGAAGGGCGCGCGCCATCTGGATGCGGAGGCGGACAAGGCGATGCCTGGCCTGCCCCGGATCGCGGCGTGGATCGGCGTGGTCGCGGCCGGGCTGCTCATTCCCGGCGGCGAGGAACGGCAGATGCATGGCGAACGCGGCCTCGCCCGCCTGCTCGCCGAACTGGTCCATGCCGATGGCGGCTTCGTCAGCCGATCGCCCGCCGATCAGATCGACCTGATCGCGCTGCTCAGCCAGCTCAAGCGCTTCTACGAAATGCGCGGCCAGCGCGTCTCCGCCCCGGTGACCGAGGCGCTCGCCCGCGCCGTGCCCGCTTTGATGGGGATCGCGATGGGCGATGGCGGCCTGTCGAGCTGGCAGGGCTGCGCACCGATCGACGGCGGGCGGCTCGACGCCGTCATCGCGGCATCGGGCGTCCGCGCCCGCCCGCGCCGCCAGTCGCGCGAATGGGGCTATCAGCGGCTCGCAATGGGCCATGCCCGCATCGTCACCGACGCCGCCCCGCCATCCCCCACCCGTTTCGCAACGGGCGCCTGCGCCTCCACGCTGGCGCTGGAAATGTCGGACGGGCCGTGGCGGATGATCGTCAATTGCGGCGGCGGCACGGGTGCGACCAACGCGCTGCCCGAGGAGCTTTCGCACGCGCTGCGCAGCACCGCCGCGCATTCGACGCTGACGATCGCCGACAGCAATTCGACCGCGATCCATCCCGACGGGACGTTGGGCAGCGGCGTGACCCAGGTCGAGGTCGATCGCGACGAGGATGTGCGCGGCAGCCGTATCGACATGAGCCATGACGGCTATGTCCGCCGCTACGGCTTCATCCACCGCCGCAAGATCGCGCTCAGCACCGATGGGCGCGAGGTGGTGGGCGAAGACCTTCTGGAGCCGCAGGGGCGGCGCGGACGCAGCGGGGCGGGCGACTATGCGATCCGGTTCCATCTGTCGCCCGACGTCGACGTATCGCCGACCAGCGACGGCGCGGGCGCGGTGCTGCGGATCGCGCAGGGGGCGATGTGGCGTTTCCGCGCGGTGGGCGGCGAGGTTTCGATCGAAGACAGCCTGTGGGTCGACAGCCGCGGTCGACCGCACAACACGCGCCAGATCGTGATCAGCGGCCCGGTGCCCGCCGAAGGTATCGGGGTGAAATGGGGACTGGCGCGATCGAATTAG
- the rpe gene encoding ribulose-phosphate 3-epimerase — MNSPVLISPSILSADFAKLGEEVRAIDAAGADWIHVDVMDGHFVPNITIGPGVVKALRPHSAKTFDVHLMISPVDAFLEDFANAGADIITIHPEAGPHTHRTVQRIKALGKKAGISLNPATPAKMLDYLIEEIDLVLVMSVNPGFGGQSFIDSQLRKIEAIRKMIDKTGKHIDLEVDGGIDVKTAPLAISAGANVLVAGTASFKGGPDHYAANIAALKGKEPPAA; from the coding sequence ATGAACAGCCCGGTCCTTATCTCCCCGTCCATCCTGTCCGCCGACTTCGCCAAATTGGGGGAGGAGGTGCGCGCCATCGATGCGGCGGGGGCCGACTGGATCCATGTCGACGTGATGGACGGCCATTTCGTGCCCAACATCACAATCGGTCCGGGCGTGGTGAAGGCGCTGCGCCCGCATTCGGCCAAGACGTTCGACGTCCACCTGATGATCTCGCCGGTCGATGCCTTCCTTGAAGATTTCGCCAATGCCGGCGCGGACATCATCACCATCCACCCCGAGGCGGGGCCGCACACGCACCGCACCGTTCAGCGGATCAAGGCGCTGGGCAAGAAAGCGGGCATCTCGCTGAACCCCGCGACGCCCGCCAAGATGCTCGATTACCTGATCGAGGAGATCGATCTGGTCCTCGTCATGAGCGTCAACCCCGGCTTCGGCGGGCAGAGCTTCATCGACAGCCAGCTGCGCAAGATCGAGGCGATCAGGAAGATGATCGACAAGACCGGCAAGCATATCGATCTGGAGGTCGATGGCGGCATCGACGTGAAGACCGCGCCGCTCGCCATCTCCGCCGGCGCCAACGTGCTGGTCGCCGGCACCGCCAGCTTCAAGGGCGGGCCCGATCACTATGCCGCCAACATCGCCGCGCTCAAGGGCAAGGAGCCCCCGGCGGCGTGA
- a CDS encoding class I SAM-dependent methyltransferase, whose product MTVAAQDVTRWFHSFRFPDGEQVAGIKTIETLEREETEIFRGDMSGRSLLDIGAWDGYFSYAAERRGAAEVLATDHFCWSGPGWGNKAGFDAAHARFGSKVRAIDVDPLDLDPEIHGRYDDVLLLGVLYHVTDPYRVLEKAAAMCSDHLVVETVTALRSLDIPAMRLYTELELNDDPTNFWALNIAAIRHLLTRFGFTRIEVLPADLENVTWRRRIGMLLGREQNRRAIVHAWR is encoded by the coding sequence ATGACCGTTGCAGCCCAAGACGTAACCCGTTGGTTCCACAGCTTCCGCTTTCCCGATGGGGAGCAGGTGGCCGGCATCAAGACGATCGAGACGCTCGAACGCGAGGAGACCGAGATCTTCCGCGGCGACATGAGCGGCCGCAGCCTGCTCGATATCGGCGCATGGGACGGTTATTTCTCCTACGCGGCCGAACGGCGCGGCGCGGCCGAGGTGCTGGCGACCGATCATTTCTGCTGGTCCGGCCCCGGCTGGGGCAACAAGGCGGGATTCGACGCCGCCCATGCGCGATTCGGATCGAAGGTGCGCGCGATCGACGTCGATCCGCTCGATCTCGATCCCGAAATCCACGGCCGCTATGACGACGTGCTGCTGCTGGGCGTCCTCTATCACGTCACCGATCCGTATCGCGTGCTCGAAAAGGCAGCCGCGATGTGCAGCGATCATCTGGTGGTGGAGACGGTGACGGCGCTGCGCAGCCTCGATATCCCGGCGATGCGGCTCTACACCGAACTCGAACTCAACGACGATCCGACCAACTTCTGGGCGCTCAACATCGCGGCAATCCGCCATTTGCTGACGCGCTTCGGCTTCACGCGGATCGAGGTGCTGCCCGCCGATCTGGAAAACGTCACCTGGCGTCGCCGCATCGGCATGCTGCTGGGCCGCGAACAGAACCGACGCGCCATCGTCCACGCCTGGCGCTGA
- a CDS encoding RsmB/NOP family class I SAM-dependent RNA methyltransferase — MTDDPTGTPTRRAALKLLDAVLRRGLPLEAAMDAACGELDRGDDRAFAHAIAAETLRRLPDLDALIDTATERPLPHDAKARFALRIALVQALALNTPHHAAITTVLPLLDGGPRKLVHGVFGTLMKQSATLPDPPRLPETVEKRWTASWGKDAVEAARRSIAAPPPVDLTLKPGLDTALWATRLDGISLAPGHVRIPAGRRIVDLDGYDEGVWWVQDIAASLPARLLASGEGRRALDLCAAPGGKTMQLAANGWAVTAVDLSEPRIERLRENLERTVLTADVVVHDAESFTAPAFDAVLLDAPCSATGIFRRHAEVLYRATPRVISDMHVLQSRLIDHAASLVAPGGTLIYAVCSLEADEGEQIAKGFVARHNADWALDPIVAEDLPAGFAPDKVGRLRVRPGSVAEQGGADGFFIARFRRRS, encoded by the coding sequence ATGACCGACGATCCCACCGGAACTCCCACCCGCCGCGCCGCGCTCAAACTGCTCGATGCCGTGCTGCGCCGCGGCCTGCCGCTCGAAGCCGCGATGGATGCGGCGTGCGGCGAACTCGATCGCGGCGACGACCGCGCCTTCGCGCATGCCATCGCTGCCGAGACGCTGCGCCGCCTGCCCGATCTCGACGCGCTGATCGACACGGCGACCGAACGCCCGCTGCCGCATGACGCCAAGGCGCGCTTCGCGCTGCGCATCGCCCTGGTCCAGGCGCTCGCGCTCAATACGCCGCATCACGCCGCGATCACGACCGTCCTGCCCTTGCTCGACGGCGGGCCGCGCAAGCTAGTCCACGGCGTGTTCGGCACACTGATGAAGCAGAGCGCGACCCTGCCCGATCCGCCGCGCCTGCCCGAAACGGTCGAGAAGCGTTGGACCGCAAGCTGGGGCAAGGATGCGGTTGAGGCCGCGCGCCGATCGATCGCCGCGCCGCCGCCCGTCGACCTCACCCTCAAGCCCGGCCTCGACACCGCCTTATGGGCGACGCGGCTCGACGGCATCAGCCTCGCCCCCGGCCATGTGCGCATCCCGGCAGGACGCCGCATCGTCGATCTCGACGGTTATGACGAGGGTGTCTGGTGGGTGCAGGACATCGCCGCCTCGCTCCCCGCCCGCCTGCTGGCATCGGGCGAAGGCCGCCGCGCGCTCGATCTTTGCGCCGCGCCCGGCGGCAAGACGATGCAGCTGGCCGCCAATGGCTGGGCGGTGACTGCCGTCGATCTGTCCGAACCCCGGATCGAGCGGTTGCGCGAAAATCTGGAGCGCACCGTCCTCACCGCCGACGTAGTGGTCCACGATGCGGAAAGCTTCACCGCGCCCGCCTTCGACGCGGTGCTCCTCGACGCGCCCTGTTCGGCGACCGGCATCTTCCGCCGCCATGCCGAGGTTCTCTACCGCGCCACGCCGCGCGTCATTTCCGACATGCATGTTCTACAAAGCAGATTGATCGATCATGCCGCCAGCCTCGTCGCGCCCGGCGGCACGCTGATCTACGCGGTCTGTTCGCTGGAGGCCGATGAGGGCGAGCAGATCGCGAAAGGCTTCGTCGCGCGTCACAATGCAGATTGGGCGCTTGATCCGATCGTCGCCGAAGATCTGCCCGCCGGATTCGCGCCCGACAAGGTCGGCCGGCTCCGCGTGCGCCCCGGAAGTGTCGCAGAACAGGGCGGTGCCGACGGCTTCTTCATTGCGCGCTTCCGTCGCCGCAGCTAA
- the htpX gene encoding zinc metalloprotease HtpX — protein sequence MNAIRTTMLLAALTALFMALGFTIGGMGGAMIALLVAAGMNLFTFWNADSIVLRMHGAREVDAASCPEFVGLVHGLARRANLPMPRVYVIDSDHPNAFATGRDPAHAAVAATTGLLAILDRDEIEGVMAHELAHVRNRDTLIMTMTATIAGAISMLANFGLFFGGGRDRDGGQVLATILAVFVAPFAAMIVQMAISRHREYGADRGGAEISGKPRALASALAKLANAAARIPSPVVRTNPAASALYIVPGSGRDSMFSTHPATENRIAELEAIADEMGLLTAAPRPAVVAHSSVPKSRPRTQKRVSALDPTRRN from the coding sequence ATGAACGCGATCCGGACGACCATGTTGCTGGCGGCATTGACCGCTCTGTTCATGGCGTTGGGCTTTACGATCGGCGGGATGGGCGGGGCGATGATCGCGCTGCTGGTCGCGGCGGGCATGAACCTGTTCACCTTCTGGAACGCCGATTCGATCGTGTTGCGCATGCATGGCGCGCGCGAGGTGGATGCGGCGAGTTGCCCCGAATTCGTCGGCCTGGTCCACGGCCTTGCGCGCCGCGCCAATTTGCCGATGCCCCGCGTCTATGTGATCGACAGCGACCATCCGAACGCCTTCGCCACCGGGCGCGATCCGGCGCACGCCGCCGTCGCCGCGACCACCGGCCTGCTCGCCATCCTCGATCGCGACGAGATCGAAGGCGTGATGGCGCACGAGCTGGCGCACGTCCGCAATCGCGACACATTGATCATGACGATGACCGCGACGATCGCGGGCGCGATCTCGATGCTCGCCAATTTCGGCCTGTTCTTCGGCGGCGGCCGCGATCGTGACGGCGGGCAGGTGCTGGCGACCATCCTTGCGGTGTTCGTCGCCCCCTTTGCCGCGATGATCGTGCAGATGGCGATCAGCCGGCACCGCGAATATGGCGCCGATCGTGGTGGTGCCGAGATTTCGGGCAAGCCGCGCGCTCTGGCATCGGCACTCGCCAAGCTGGCCAATGCCGCAGCGCGGATCCCCAGCCCGGTCGTGCGCACCAATCCGGCTGCCTCGGCACTCTACATCGTGCCGGGCAGCGGGCGCGACAGCATGTTTTCGACGCATCCGGCGACCGAAAACCGCATCGCCGAACTCGAAGCGATCGCCGACGAGATGGGCCTGCTGACCGCAGCCCCCCGCCCGGCGGTGGTGGCGCACAGTTCGGTCCCCAAATCGCGCCCCAGAACCCAAAAGCGCGTGAGCGCGCTCGATCCGACGCGGCGCAACTAA
- a CDS encoding DUF1674 domain-containing protein: protein MAGKRPDHVKPPAHLSPSPPVPKPQEVALAPEAGGRKGPDPTRYGDYELNGIAVDF from the coding sequence ATGGCCGGCAAGCGCCCCGATCATGTCAAACCCCCGGCGCATTTGTCGCCCAGCCCGCCGGTGCCCAAGCCGCAGGAGGTCGCGCTCGCGCCCGAAGCCGGCGGCCGCAAGGGGCCGGATCCGACGCGCTATGGCGATTATGAACTGAACGGGATCGCGGTCGACTTTTAG
- a CDS encoding uroporphyrinogen-III synthase, which yields MSRPALIILRPEPGATQTMKLAREQGWNPYVSPIFRIESVAWDAPPAADYEALIVTSANAVRQAGKGLRQYRDLPAYAVGSATARALKAEGFPDIHTGRGDAAALLATLAEEGVQRALHLAGVEHRDASHPDVVVDRRIVYQSAAAGQLGQGTRGALAAGGAIVLLHSGRAAQRFAELVDQDGIARAGIGLAALSPAILADAGTGWGVAIAAPKPDDIALLAAAARLCH from the coding sequence ATGAGCCGCCCCGCCCTCATCATCCTGCGGCCCGAGCCGGGCGCGACCCAGACGATGAAGCTGGCGCGCGAGCAGGGTTGGAACCCTTATGTCTCGCCGATCTTCCGGATCGAATCGGTCGCCTGGGATGCGCCGCCCGCCGCCGATTATGAGGCGCTGATCGTCACCAGCGCGAACGCCGTGCGCCAGGCGGGCAAGGGCCTGCGCCAATATCGCGATCTGCCCGCTTATGCCGTCGGATCGGCCACCGCCCGCGCGCTGAAGGCCGAAGGCTTTCCCGACATCCACACCGGCCGGGGCGACGCCGCCGCCTTGCTCGCCACGCTGGCGGAGGAGGGCGTGCAGCGCGCGCTCCATCTCGCCGGGGTCGAGCATCGCGACGCGAGCCACCCCGACGTCGTCGTCGATCGGCGTATCGTCTATCAAAGCGCGGCCGCCGGCCAATTGGGGCAGGGCACGCGCGGTGCGCTGGCGGCGGGCGGCGCGATCGTGCTGCTCCATTCGGGCCGCGCGGCGCAGCGTTTCGCCGAATTGGTCGATCAGGACGGGATCGCCCGCGCCGGGATCGGCCTTGCGGCACTGTCCCCCGCCATTCTGGCCGATGCGGGAACGGGCTGGGGTGTTGCGATCGCGGCGCCCAAACCCGACGATATCGCGCTGCTGGCGGCCGCCGCGCGACTGTGTCACTAA